In Carassius auratus strain Wakin chromosome 46, ASM336829v1, whole genome shotgun sequence, the following proteins share a genomic window:
- the LOC113064116 gene encoding histone-lysine N-methyltransferase EHMT1-like isoform X1 has product MASMKTEPSSLANGNSGKRESMKSEGTKESHTEQEEGGDEDHLNGQADPLRETTELNGTFENMDTKRTEQNQSAQGSPARSSTMENGLSETKPPHGSTVGSNGYILSKQQEDTVSAPHRTNWSPIGGSTLGHGTKSSPTSASTLRSPDQGSSNSAASPGPSPSERQPETETKNGIVLNTSPPTIHRARKTMSRPASNQTLKLLNRENKEPVMVKDDSLGKPEAVQPPPSPIQNQLPQSQTDTSSVLNTTPAKPQTVEPRPVSPSVAAVSRKKKRKMGMYSLVPKKKNKVLKQRTVLEMFQRMSQSPPNPQSKETVHVNGERIENESDEEESEEGEDTEEDEELVRVDGAKSSQEGPKIDSVSQPLEEEQESEESPEGEEEGDESDLSSESSLKKKWKKKVKGDHAWLRPSRKRKRKLKAKTEGLSGMESQSQSESQSSPSALSENRKEYKEVPLDSLNLAAQEALLTSQSTAVSGSVESTDTDMVQELPLCSCRMEMPKSREILTLADRKCMATESIDGQLSRCQSAVLKHEMMRPSNSVQLLVLCEDHRTGMVKHQCCPGCGFFCRAGVFMECQPEVNISHRFHRACASVLNGQSFCPHCGEEVSKAKEVTIAKADTTSTVPLTHGSCKPSTSEGKADTTTGGSTRHAILGEGKADSTLHKPPQTQDTSVSPLGFRTGPVVGSGTGPPPGLPKETLESVLLALDAEKPKKLRFHPKQLYISAKQGELQKVLLMLVDGIDPNFKMESQNKRTPLHVAAEAGHQEVCHMLVQAGANLDMCDEDQRTPLMEACENNHLDTVRYLLRAGAIVSHKDVEGSTCLHLAAKTGHFGIVQHLLSTGLVDINCQDDGGWTAMIWATEYKHVDQVKLLLSKGADINIRDKEENICLHWAAFSGCVEIAEILLDAKCDLNAVNIHGDSPMHIASRESRLDCVNLFLSRGADISLKNKEGETPMECSSQNSKVWTTLQASKKQKEANSNQTDPVEKLLNRDIARGYEKVPISCVNAVDSEPCPDNYKYVPDSCVTSPMNIDKNITHLQYCVCKDDCSSASCMCGQLSLRCWYDKESRLLPEFCNEEPPLIFECNHACSCWRTCKNRVVQNGLRIRLQLFRTQMMGWGVKTLQDIPQGTFVCEYVGEIISDAEADVRENDSYLFSLDSKVGDMYCVDARFYGNISRFINHHCEPNLFPCRVFTSHQDLRFPHIAFFACKNISAGDELGFDYGDHFWDVKGKLFRCQCGSSKCKHSATAVAQRQADSTPGDQQPSALPDTSSSTPSSPS; this is encoded by the exons CCCTCCAGTTTGGCCAATGGGAATTCAGGCAAGAGGGAAAGCATGAAGTCCGAGGGGACAAAAGAGTCTCACACTGAGCAAGAGGAGG GAGGAGATGAAGATCACTTGAACGGGCAAGCCGACCCTCTCAGAGAGACCACTGAGCTGAATGGGACTTTTGAAAATATGGACACAAAGAGAACTGAACAGAACCAGTCTGCACAAGGGTCCCCAGCCCGATCCTCAACCATGGAGAATGGACTGTCAGAGACCAAGCCGCCCCACGGCTCTACAGTGGGCAGTAATGGATATATTCTAAGCAAACAGCAGGAAGACACAGTGTCAGCCCCACACAGGACTAACTGGTCTCCCATTGGGGGTTCCACATTGGGGCATGGGACTAAAAGCTCGCCAACTTCAGCTTCAACATTGCGATCCCCAGATCAGGGTTCTTCAAACAGTGCTGCAAGCCCAGGGCCGAGCCCATCAGAGAGACAACCGGAAACAGAGACTAAAAACGGCATAGTATTGAATACATCGCCACCAACAATACATCGCGCACGCAAAACTATGTCAAGGCCGGCCTCAAACCAGACACTAAAG CTTTTGAATAGGGAAAATAAGGAGCCAGTCATGGTGAAAGATGACAGTCTGGGTAAACCGGAGGCAGTGCAGCCTCCGCCATCTCCAATCCAGAATCAGCTACCTCAAAGCCAAACTGACACCTCATCTGTACTGAACACCACACCAGCAAAGCCACAAACAG TTGAACCCAGACCTGTCTCTCCCTCAGTAGCAGCCGTGTCaaggaagaagaaaagaaagatggGAATGTATAGTCTTGTGCccaagaagaaaaataaagttttgaaacaACGcacagttctggagatgtttcAGCGTATGTCCCAGTCTCCACCCAACCCCCAG TCAAAGGAAACAGTGCATGTGAATGGCGAGAGAATAGAGAATGAGTCTGATGAAGAAGAGTCAGAGGAGGGAGAAGACACCGAGGAGGATGAGGAGCTGGTCAGAGTGGATGGAGCTAAATCCTCTCAGGAGGGACCGAAGATAGATTCAGTCTCTCAG CCTCTTGAAGAAGAACAGGAGTCTGAGGAGTCACCAGAGGGTGAAGAGGAAGGGGATGAATCAGACTTG AGTTCAGAGTCCAGTctgaaaaagaaatggaaaaagaaaGTCAAGGGGGACCATGCCTGGCTCCGACCATCAAGGAAGCGCAAGAGGAAATTGAAAGCGAAAACAGAAGGACTATCAG GAATGGAGTCCCAGTCTCAATCTGAGAGCCAGAGCTCCCCATCAGCCCTTTCTGAGAACAGGAAAGAGTATAAAGAAGTCCCATTAGACTCCCTCAACCTAGCAGCACAGGAAGCCTTACTGACATCTCAGAGTACAG CTGTTTCAGGGTCAGTGGAGAGCACCGACACCGACATGGTGCAGGAACTGCCCCTTTGCAGCTGTCGAATGGAGATGCCCAAGAGCCGAGAGATTCTCACACTTGCGGACAGGAAGTGTATGGCCACGGAGAGCATTGATGGCCAG CTGAGCCGTTGTCAGAGTGCAGTGCTGAAGCACGAGATGATGAGGCCTTCAAACTCTGTCCAACTGCTGGTATTGTGTGAGGACCATCGTACGGGGATGGTCAAACATCAGTGCTGCCCAGGCTGTGGCTTCTTTTGCAGAGCC GGCGTCTTCATGGAGTGTCAGCCAGAGGTGAACATCTCCCACCGGTTTCATCGAGCCTGTGCCTCGGTGCTCAACGGTCAGAGCTTTTGTCCACACTGTGGAGAGGAAGTCAGCAAGGCGAAAGAGGTCACCATTGCCAAGGCCGATACGACATCTACTGTGCCTCTCACCCACGGCTCCTGCAAACCCAGCACTTCAGAGGGCAAAGCAGACACCACCACTGGAGG GTCCACTCGGCACGCTATTCTTGGAGAGGGCAAGGCCGATAGCACCTTACACAAACCACCACAGACACAGGACACATCTGTGTCACCTTTGGGCTTCAGAACCGGACCTGTAGTTGGATCTGGAACCGGACCTCCACCAGGACTGCCTAAGGAAACTCTGGAAAGTGTCCTGCTGGCTCTAGATGCAGAGAA ACCCAAGAAGCTTCGGTTTCACCCAAAACAgctgtacatttctgccaaacAAGGGGAGCTGCAGAAGGTCCTATTGATGTTGG TGGATGGGATAGACCCTAACTTTAAAATGGAGAGCCAAAACAAACGCACACCGCTCCATGTAGCAGCTGAAGCAGGTCATCAGGAAGTCTGCCATATGCTGGTGCAG GCTGGTGCAAACCTTGACATGTGTGATGAGGACCAGCGGACTCCCCTGATGGAGGCCTGTGAGAACAATCATCTTGACACAGTGCGCTATCTTCTGAGGGCAGGAGCCATCGTCTCTCACAAG gatGTTGAAGGTTCAACATGTCTCCATCTTGCTGCTAAGACTGGACATTTTGGCATTGTACAACATTTGCTGTCTACAGGCCTTGTAGATATAAACTGCCAG GATGATGGAGGTTGGACAGCCATGATTTGGGCCACGGAGTACAAACATGTAGACCAAGTAAAACTGTTGCTCTCCAAAGGGGCTGACATCAACATCCGAGACAAG GAGGAAAATATCTGTCTACACTGGGCGGCATTCTCTGGCTGTGTGGAGATAGCTGAGATCCTGCTGGATGCAAAGTGTGATCTGAACGCCGTCAACATCCACGGAGACTCGCCGATGCACATAGCGTCACGGGAGAGCCGGCTCGACTGTGTGAA CTTGTTTCTGTCACGAGGTGCTGACATAAGTCTTAAGAACAAAGAGGGAGAGACGCCCATGGAGTGCTCCAGCCAGAACTCGAAGGTTTGGACCACCCTTCAAGCCAGCAAAAAGCAGAAAGAAGCTAACAGCAACCAGACTGACCCTGTAGAGAAGCTTCTCAACAG GGACATCGCCAGAGGCTACGAGAAAGTCCCCATCTCATGTGTGAATGCGGTGGATAGCGAACCCTGTCCTGACAACTACAAATACGTCCCTGATAGCTGTGTGACGTCACCAATGAACATTGACAAAAATATCACCCACTTGCAA TACTGCGTCTGTAAAGACGATTGCTCCTCAGCTAGCTGCATGTGTGGACAACTCAGCCTGCGCTGCTGGTATGATAAA GAGAGCCGTCTACTGCCTGAGTTCTGCAATGAGGAGCCACCTCTTATATTTGAGTGCAACCATGCCTGctcatgctggagaacatgcaAAAACCGTGTGGTACAGAACGGACTGAG GATAAGACTGCAGTTGTTCAGGACGCAGATGATGGGATGGGGTGTCAAGACGTTACAGGATATCCCGCAAGGAACATTTGTTTGCGA ATATGTTGGTGAGATCATCTCTGATGCCGAAGCAGATGTCAGAGAGAATGACTCCTATCTTTTCAGTCTGGACAGCAAG GTGGGTGATATGTACTGCGTTGATGCGCGTTTCTATGGCAACATCAGCCGCTTCATAAACCATCACTGTGAGCCGAATCTGTTTCCCTGTCGAGTGTTCACCTCTCACCAGGACCTCAGATTTCCTCACATCGCGTTCTTCGCCTGCAAGAACATCAGTGCCGGAGACGAACTTGG GTTTGATTACGGTGATCACTTCTGGGATGTAAAAGGGAAGCTGTTCAGATGCCAGTGTGGCTCGTCCAAATGCAAGCACTCAGCCACTGCCGTCGCCCAGAGACAGGCAGACAGTACGCCGGGAGACCAGCAGCCCAGCGCCCTGCCCGATACCAGCTCGTCCACCCCATCCAGCCCCAGCTAA
- the LOC113064116 gene encoding histone-lysine N-methyltransferase EHMT1-like isoform X2, with the protein MQPSSLANGNSGKRESMKSEGTKESHTEQEEGGDEDHLNGQADPLRETTELNGTFENMDTKRTEQNQSAQGSPARSSTMENGLSETKPPHGSTVGSNGYILSKQQEDTVSAPHRTNWSPIGGSTLGHGTKSSPTSASTLRSPDQGSSNSAASPGPSPSERQPETETKNGIVLNTSPPTIHRARKTMSRPASNQTLKLLNRENKEPVMVKDDSLGKPEAVQPPPSPIQNQLPQSQTDTSSVLNTTPAKPQTVEPRPVSPSVAAVSRKKKRKMGMYSLVPKKKNKVLKQRTVLEMFQRMSQSPPNPQSKETVHVNGERIENESDEEESEEGEDTEEDEELVRVDGAKSSQEGPKIDSVSQPLEEEQESEESPEGEEEGDESDLSSESSLKKKWKKKVKGDHAWLRPSRKRKRKLKAKTEGLSGMESQSQSESQSSPSALSENRKEYKEVPLDSLNLAAQEALLTSQSTAVSGSVESTDTDMVQELPLCSCRMEMPKSREILTLADRKCMATESIDGQLSRCQSAVLKHEMMRPSNSVQLLVLCEDHRTGMVKHQCCPGCGFFCRAGVFMECQPEVNISHRFHRACASVLNGQSFCPHCGEEVSKAKEVTIAKADTTSTVPLTHGSCKPSTSEGKADTTTGGSTRHAILGEGKADSTLHKPPQTQDTSVSPLGFRTGPVVGSGTGPPPGLPKETLESVLLALDAEKPKKLRFHPKQLYISAKQGELQKVLLMLVDGIDPNFKMESQNKRTPLHVAAEAGHQEVCHMLVQAGANLDMCDEDQRTPLMEACENNHLDTVRYLLRAGAIVSHKDVEGSTCLHLAAKTGHFGIVQHLLSTGLVDINCQDDGGWTAMIWATEYKHVDQVKLLLSKGADINIRDKEENICLHWAAFSGCVEIAEILLDAKCDLNAVNIHGDSPMHIASRESRLDCVNLFLSRGADISLKNKEGETPMECSSQNSKVWTTLQASKKQKEANSNQTDPVEKLLNRDIARGYEKVPISCVNAVDSEPCPDNYKYVPDSCVTSPMNIDKNITHLQYCVCKDDCSSASCMCGQLSLRCWYDKESRLLPEFCNEEPPLIFECNHACSCWRTCKNRVVQNGLRIRLQLFRTQMMGWGVKTLQDIPQGTFVCEYVGEIISDAEADVRENDSYLFSLDSKVGDMYCVDARFYGNISRFINHHCEPNLFPCRVFTSHQDLRFPHIAFFACKNISAGDELGFDYGDHFWDVKGKLFRCQCGSSKCKHSATAVAQRQADSTPGDQQPSALPDTSSSTPSSPS; encoded by the exons ATGCAG CCCTCCAGTTTGGCCAATGGGAATTCAGGCAAGAGGGAAAGCATGAAGTCCGAGGGGACAAAAGAGTCTCACACTGAGCAAGAGGAGG GAGGAGATGAAGATCACTTGAACGGGCAAGCCGACCCTCTCAGAGAGACCACTGAGCTGAATGGGACTTTTGAAAATATGGACACAAAGAGAACTGAACAGAACCAGTCTGCACAAGGGTCCCCAGCCCGATCCTCAACCATGGAGAATGGACTGTCAGAGACCAAGCCGCCCCACGGCTCTACAGTGGGCAGTAATGGATATATTCTAAGCAAACAGCAGGAAGACACAGTGTCAGCCCCACACAGGACTAACTGGTCTCCCATTGGGGGTTCCACATTGGGGCATGGGACTAAAAGCTCGCCAACTTCAGCTTCAACATTGCGATCCCCAGATCAGGGTTCTTCAAACAGTGCTGCAAGCCCAGGGCCGAGCCCATCAGAGAGACAACCGGAAACAGAGACTAAAAACGGCATAGTATTGAATACATCGCCACCAACAATACATCGCGCACGCAAAACTATGTCAAGGCCGGCCTCAAACCAGACACTAAAG CTTTTGAATAGGGAAAATAAGGAGCCAGTCATGGTGAAAGATGACAGTCTGGGTAAACCGGAGGCAGTGCAGCCTCCGCCATCTCCAATCCAGAATCAGCTACCTCAAAGCCAAACTGACACCTCATCTGTACTGAACACCACACCAGCAAAGCCACAAACAG TTGAACCCAGACCTGTCTCTCCCTCAGTAGCAGCCGTGTCaaggaagaagaaaagaaagatggGAATGTATAGTCTTGTGCccaagaagaaaaataaagttttgaaacaACGcacagttctggagatgtttcAGCGTATGTCCCAGTCTCCACCCAACCCCCAG TCAAAGGAAACAGTGCATGTGAATGGCGAGAGAATAGAGAATGAGTCTGATGAAGAAGAGTCAGAGGAGGGAGAAGACACCGAGGAGGATGAGGAGCTGGTCAGAGTGGATGGAGCTAAATCCTCTCAGGAGGGACCGAAGATAGATTCAGTCTCTCAG CCTCTTGAAGAAGAACAGGAGTCTGAGGAGTCACCAGAGGGTGAAGAGGAAGGGGATGAATCAGACTTG AGTTCAGAGTCCAGTctgaaaaagaaatggaaaaagaaaGTCAAGGGGGACCATGCCTGGCTCCGACCATCAAGGAAGCGCAAGAGGAAATTGAAAGCGAAAACAGAAGGACTATCAG GAATGGAGTCCCAGTCTCAATCTGAGAGCCAGAGCTCCCCATCAGCCCTTTCTGAGAACAGGAAAGAGTATAAAGAAGTCCCATTAGACTCCCTCAACCTAGCAGCACAGGAAGCCTTACTGACATCTCAGAGTACAG CTGTTTCAGGGTCAGTGGAGAGCACCGACACCGACATGGTGCAGGAACTGCCCCTTTGCAGCTGTCGAATGGAGATGCCCAAGAGCCGAGAGATTCTCACACTTGCGGACAGGAAGTGTATGGCCACGGAGAGCATTGATGGCCAG CTGAGCCGTTGTCAGAGTGCAGTGCTGAAGCACGAGATGATGAGGCCTTCAAACTCTGTCCAACTGCTGGTATTGTGTGAGGACCATCGTACGGGGATGGTCAAACATCAGTGCTGCCCAGGCTGTGGCTTCTTTTGCAGAGCC GGCGTCTTCATGGAGTGTCAGCCAGAGGTGAACATCTCCCACCGGTTTCATCGAGCCTGTGCCTCGGTGCTCAACGGTCAGAGCTTTTGTCCACACTGTGGAGAGGAAGTCAGCAAGGCGAAAGAGGTCACCATTGCCAAGGCCGATACGACATCTACTGTGCCTCTCACCCACGGCTCCTGCAAACCCAGCACTTCAGAGGGCAAAGCAGACACCACCACTGGAGG GTCCACTCGGCACGCTATTCTTGGAGAGGGCAAGGCCGATAGCACCTTACACAAACCACCACAGACACAGGACACATCTGTGTCACCTTTGGGCTTCAGAACCGGACCTGTAGTTGGATCTGGAACCGGACCTCCACCAGGACTGCCTAAGGAAACTCTGGAAAGTGTCCTGCTGGCTCTAGATGCAGAGAA ACCCAAGAAGCTTCGGTTTCACCCAAAACAgctgtacatttctgccaaacAAGGGGAGCTGCAGAAGGTCCTATTGATGTTGG TGGATGGGATAGACCCTAACTTTAAAATGGAGAGCCAAAACAAACGCACACCGCTCCATGTAGCAGCTGAAGCAGGTCATCAGGAAGTCTGCCATATGCTGGTGCAG GCTGGTGCAAACCTTGACATGTGTGATGAGGACCAGCGGACTCCCCTGATGGAGGCCTGTGAGAACAATCATCTTGACACAGTGCGCTATCTTCTGAGGGCAGGAGCCATCGTCTCTCACAAG gatGTTGAAGGTTCAACATGTCTCCATCTTGCTGCTAAGACTGGACATTTTGGCATTGTACAACATTTGCTGTCTACAGGCCTTGTAGATATAAACTGCCAG GATGATGGAGGTTGGACAGCCATGATTTGGGCCACGGAGTACAAACATGTAGACCAAGTAAAACTGTTGCTCTCCAAAGGGGCTGACATCAACATCCGAGACAAG GAGGAAAATATCTGTCTACACTGGGCGGCATTCTCTGGCTGTGTGGAGATAGCTGAGATCCTGCTGGATGCAAAGTGTGATCTGAACGCCGTCAACATCCACGGAGACTCGCCGATGCACATAGCGTCACGGGAGAGCCGGCTCGACTGTGTGAA CTTGTTTCTGTCACGAGGTGCTGACATAAGTCTTAAGAACAAAGAGGGAGAGACGCCCATGGAGTGCTCCAGCCAGAACTCGAAGGTTTGGACCACCCTTCAAGCCAGCAAAAAGCAGAAAGAAGCTAACAGCAACCAGACTGACCCTGTAGAGAAGCTTCTCAACAG GGACATCGCCAGAGGCTACGAGAAAGTCCCCATCTCATGTGTGAATGCGGTGGATAGCGAACCCTGTCCTGACAACTACAAATACGTCCCTGATAGCTGTGTGACGTCACCAATGAACATTGACAAAAATATCACCCACTTGCAA TACTGCGTCTGTAAAGACGATTGCTCCTCAGCTAGCTGCATGTGTGGACAACTCAGCCTGCGCTGCTGGTATGATAAA GAGAGCCGTCTACTGCCTGAGTTCTGCAATGAGGAGCCACCTCTTATATTTGAGTGCAACCATGCCTGctcatgctggagaacatgcaAAAACCGTGTGGTACAGAACGGACTGAG GATAAGACTGCAGTTGTTCAGGACGCAGATGATGGGATGGGGTGTCAAGACGTTACAGGATATCCCGCAAGGAACATTTGTTTGCGA ATATGTTGGTGAGATCATCTCTGATGCCGAAGCAGATGTCAGAGAGAATGACTCCTATCTTTTCAGTCTGGACAGCAAG GTGGGTGATATGTACTGCGTTGATGCGCGTTTCTATGGCAACATCAGCCGCTTCATAAACCATCACTGTGAGCCGAATCTGTTTCCCTGTCGAGTGTTCACCTCTCACCAGGACCTCAGATTTCCTCACATCGCGTTCTTCGCCTGCAAGAACATCAGTGCCGGAGACGAACTTGG GTTTGATTACGGTGATCACTTCTGGGATGTAAAAGGGAAGCTGTTCAGATGCCAGTGTGGCTCGTCCAAATGCAAGCACTCAGCCACTGCCGTCGCCCAGAGACAGGCAGACAGTACGCCGGGAGACCAGCAGCCCAGCGCCCTGCCCGATACCAGCTCGTCCACCCCATCCAGCCCCAGCTAA